One stretch of Falco naumanni isolate bFalNau1 chromosome 7, bFalNau1.pat, whole genome shotgun sequence DNA includes these proteins:
- the RPP25 gene encoding ribonuclease P protein subunit p25 produces the protein MTAEGGTAKPVTQSRMENFRKVRTSEEESPLPFTDLPPDVVEMKVKEGSKIRNLMNFAMAQMELKGSRQIVFSGCGRAVTKTITCVEIMKRKLGGLHQVTKVRYKTLLEVWENQDPLPGGPAQNLTVHKNVPSICILLSRDPLDPNQTGYQPPEPWHGLGTELGKAGDDTSSSSTKGLKRPLPPPCEELLTKKLQVQVPDSPRGSGPPTSSQTTTTDPTTSHPDQLYASYMCRSMPSI, from the coding sequence ATGACTGCTGAAGGAGGGACAGCCAAGCCTGTCACCCAGTCCAGGATGGAGAACTTCCGAAAGGTGAGGACGTCAGAGGAGGAGAGCCCACTGCCCTTCACCGACCTGCCCCCAGACGTGGTGGAGATGAAAGTGAAGGAGGGCAGCAAGATCAGGAACCTGATGAACTTCGCCATGGCCCAGATGGAGCTGAAGGGCAGCCGGCAGATCGTCTTCAGTGGTTGTGGCAGGGCGGTCACCAAGACCATCACCTGTGTGGAGATCATGAAGCGGAAGCTGGGAGGTCTTCACCAGGTCACCAAGGTACGCTACAAAACCTTGCTGGAGGTCTGGGAGAACCAGGACCCACTGCCTGGTGGCCCAGCGCAGAACCTGACTGTCCACAAGAACGTCCCCTCCATCTGCATCCTGCTCTCCCGAGACCCCCTGGATCCCAACCAGACAGGCTACCAGCCCCCGGAGCCCTGGCACGGGCTGGGGACAGAGCTCGGCAAGGCAGGAGACGACACGTCGAGCTCCTCCACCAAGGGGCTGAAGCGgcccctgccacctccctgtGAGGAGCTGCTGACCAAGAAGTTGCAGGTACAGGTACCTGACAGCCCGAGGGGCTCGGGACCACCGACCTCCAGCCAGACCACCACCActgaccccaccacctcccaccccGACCAGCTGTATGCCAGCTATATGTGCAGGAGTATGCCCTCTATATAG
- the SCAMP5 gene encoding secretory carrier-associated membrane protein 5, which produces MAEKVNNFPPLPKFIPLKPCFYQDFDAEIPPQHRTMAKRLYYLWMLNSITLAVNLVGCLAWLIGGGGAVNFGLAILWLILFTPCSYVCWFRPIYKAFKTDSSFSFMAFFFTFMAQLVISIIQAVGIPGWGVCGWIAAISFFGTNVGSAVVMLIPTVLFTGMAVFSFIALTMVHKFYRGSGGSFSKAQEEWTTGAWKNPHVQQAAQNAAMGAAQGAMMQHETQYSATPNYTYSNEM; this is translated from the exons ATGGCAG aaaaagTGAACAACTTCCCTCCCCTGCCGAAGTTCATCCCCTTGAAGCCATGTTTCTACCAGGACTTCGATGCGGAGATCCCACCGCAGCACCGTACCATGGCCAAACGGCTTTACTACCTCTGGATGC tgaACAGCATCACCTTGGCGGTGAATCTCGTTGGCTGCCTCGCATGGCTGATTGGAGGCGGTGGAGCTGTTAATTTTGGACTGGCAATTCTCTGGCTCATTCTCTTTACGCCCTGCTCCTATGTCTGCTGGTTTAGACCTATTTACAAAGCTTTCAA GACAGACAGTTCCTTCAGCTTCATGGCCTTCTTCTTCACCTTCATGGCCCAGCTGGTGATCAGCATTATCCAGGCGGTGGGAATCCCTGGCTGGGGTGTCTG TGGCTGGATCGCAGCGATTTCCTTCTTTGGGACCAATGTGGGGTCAGCCGTGGTGATGCTGATCCCCACCGTCCTGTTCACGGGGATGGCAGTCTTCTCCTTCATCGCTCTCACTATG GTGCATAAGTTTTACCGGGGGAGTGGTGGGAGCTTCAGCAAAGCTCAGGAGGAGTGGACCACGGGGGCATGGAAGAACCCCCACgtccagcaggcagcacagaacGCGGCCATGGGGGCGGCGCAGGGGGCCATGATGCAGCACGAGACGCAGTACTCGGCCACCCCAAACTACACCTACTCCAACGAGATGTGA